The DNA sequence GATTGAGCACAACAAAACCAATGATGTGTTGCGTATTAACATTTATGAAATTTTTGACGATATTTCTCATGATTTAGGTACGGAACCGGGACTGGTAAAAGACGGTGTGGAAGCACATTTGCAAAAGCTACTAGCTGAGCAAGTCGATGTTCTTGGGGATAATCTTGAGTTGGTCCGTCGGGAGTACCCGACTGCGATTGGTCCAGTGGATTTGATGCTTTTGGATATGGACGGCGGACATGTTGCGGTTGAAGTTAAACGACGCGGTGAAATTGATGGCGTTGAACAGTTGACCCGGTATCTTGAGCTCCTTGGGCGTGATTCGACGTTGCAGCCGGTGCGTGGTATTTTTGCCGCTCAAGAGATTAAGCCGCAGGCCCGAGTGTTGGCGGAAGATCGCGGTATCGAATGTGTCATTTTAGATTATGATGCGATGCGCGGGGTTGACCATCCTGAAGATCGGCTGTTCTAATGCGCCGGTCGAAGAAATATTCTCGCCCAGTGCGGGAGATTAATTCGTATGCGCTGATGGGTTATACCCGGATTGAGCATGGCCGTGATGGGCGAGAGTTTAAAGTGCATCATATTAATTCGGCTGCCAAAGAGTATGTTTGCCCAGGGTGCTATGGCACGATTCGGGTGGGGGAAGCCCATGAAGTTGCATGGACTGAAGATCATATTTTAGGGCGCGAGTTTGGCCAGCAAGATCGACGCCATTGGCATACCGGTTGTTGGAATGCTCGAGGACGCCGGCGATAATAGTATTTTCAGCCAATTGATAACAACTAGTTAAATATGTGGATGGTCAGTGCTACGGTTTAAGCATGACTACATTATCTTATCGCCGTACTGGCGTAGTTTCGGATTGTCCGTTAGTGTTGCTACACGCTTTGCCTCTTGATTCGTCAATGTGGAATCAAGTTCGGGATTTTCTCGGTTCTATAGATTTGATAACGGTTGACGCACCTGGCTTTGGTGATTCTGTCTCTGGCAGTGAACTGGCGGCTGGTGAGCCCTCTACTGATGTCTATGTTCGTGCGTTGAAAGAAACTCTTGATCAGCTAGGTGTCTCGCGTATTTTGCTTGGCGGGTTATCGATGGGTGGCTCTGTTGCTGCTGATTTCGTGGCTGCCTATCCGCAGATGATTGCCGGATTGGCGCTGATGGATACCGGCATTGGAGCTGATAGTGCGCAACGCCAGGAATTCCGTCGTCATATGGCAGACTTGGCTGAGCAGGGCCGGGCTTTTGAAATCTTGGCACAGTGGAAAGATTCGATGACGGGCTCGCAGGTAACCGAACAGGTTCAAGAGTCTTTACTTGCTCGATTCAAAGCAGCACCGGGGGATGGTTTGGCGTGGATTCAGCGGGCGTTAGCTCATCGGGAAGATCGTAGTGATGTTCTTGAGCTTGTTGATGGCCCAGTTTATTTGATTCGTGGTAGTGATGATCCAACTGCGTCGCTTGAATACTTTATGAATTTGGCTCTGAAAGCAAAGAAACCCCGCATCATCGAGATCGAGGGTGCGGGGCACTTTACGGCAGATGAAAAACCCGAAGAACTAGCTCAGGCATTGGCTGAGTTTGTGTCTCGTGCGGGCGTGTCAGCTTAGTTTTCGGAGTCAGAATTCTTGTCACTGGCCGAGTTGATGACCTCGTTGAGAGCGAGGGATCGCTCGGATCCAGTGAGGATTGCACGCATATCTTCAACGTAAGAGGATAGGGACTCACGCTGTTCTTTGAGCGCGTTGATTTCTTCGGTTGCGGAACTAATCTTGCGGTTGGCATCTTCGTGAGCGTGAGCGATGATTTGCTCAGCTTGTGTGCGAGCGTCAGCGAGAATCGTTGTAGCTTCACTGCGTGCGCTGTTGAGTAGTTCCGCGGCCTCGTTTTGCGAGGTGGAGGTCAGTTCAGAGGCACGTTGAGTTGCTTGAATGAGACGTTCTTCGGCGCTGCGGGCATCGGCTTCGGCTTTGCTGACCATCTGGTTTGCTTGCTCGGTCAGGCGCTCATTTTCGGCTGCCAATTCTTTTGCAGCGGTTTCTCGACTTTGCGCGATCGTCCGATCCGCGGTGGCCTTAGCCTCGGTTATATCCTGGTCACAAGCTGCTTTGGCCTGGGCGATATAGGTTTCTGTTTCGGCGCGTAGCGTGGCAAGCTCAGTTTCGGTCGTTGCTCTCAGTTCGGCAGCATCGGCTTGGGCAGTGGCACGCATCTGAGCGGCATCGTGTTCGGCTGCTGAGCGCATTGCGGATGTTTCTGCTTGTGTTTGGGTGCGCAGACGAGTTGCTTCACGTTCTGCAGAAGAGACGATTTCTTCGCTGGTTTGCCGTGAAATAGTGGAGATTGATTCAGCTTCGGCGCGGGCCTGTTCGATGTGCGTACTAGCGTCAGTGCGTGCTTGAGCAAGTGTTTTTTGGCTGTCTGCTTGCGCTGCTCGCCGTAGTTGATCTGCGCGTTCTTGTGCCGTTTCGACGATGCTGGAAGCCTCTTGGCGGGCACGAGTCATGAGATCAAGAGCCTGTTCTTCGGTTGATTTTAAGAGACGTTCGACGCGGGTACCGAGACCAGAGTAGGACGGACGATCGTTTTCTTTGAGGGCGGATTGCGCTTGAGCTAATTGCGCTGAAAGCTTAAGAACTTCTTCATCTAACTGAGCTACTTGAGCTCGAGTGGTAGAAAGGTGTGATTCTAAGCTAGTTATCTGCTCCTCGACTTGTGCGCGATCATAGCCACGCATGACGACTGGGAATAGAGGTTCCTCTGCCATGTCACATTCCTCCATATACTAGGTGTTGTAGCTTAAGCCTACCTTCCGGAGGTCACTTAACTCACATTAGAGTGTCGGAGACCTCCGAATAAGGTATCGTTATTTAATCGTTACATATTGTGTGTAGCCGAGGAAAGCGGAACAATGAAGCGAATTCTTGGGATTATCGCCCTGATAGCCGGGGTTGCAATCGTAGTAGGTACATTCGTCATTTCAGTGGCGCAGCAGAAAGAGACGAATGTCAAACTTTCTGCACCTGCGCAATCAGCAGTTTTTACGACCACTGCGTCTGGAGTGCTAACACTTGTCAATAGTGACGTCGTCGTCACGTTGCAATCGCCGGGAAACGATGTTCAATGGGCATTAGGAACCCCAGGCGATGTGGAAGCGTTTGTTGGCCAAGCTCCAGTACAAAATATTGTTGGTCTTAAATCTTGGCAAGCCCTTGAAATCACCTCATCTGACGGAACACCCGAAGGTAGTGATGAGGTAGCTCAGGCAGTGACGGGAGAAACATTTGGTCTTCTCGGCTCTGATATGTGGGCAGACGAAGGCCATGAGATGAATACTGTGAGCGTCGAATTAGATGCAAAGACCATTGATGACAAAGTCTTAATTGCGACGACTTCCCAAGGGCAATCTCCAGAAGTAACTTTGCAATGGGTGCGCACTCGTGACACTAGCAATCCGGTGGTTTTCTACGTTATAGGTATTCTACTAGCCCTAATTGGCACGTTCCTATTGCTGAATTGGTATCAGGAACAATTGGCTCTGCGCTCTATGACACACAAGCCTTCGGTCAAGTTACGCTCTCGTGGACACCATCAGCCTACTACTGAGCTGATCGCTTTCGACAGCGACCTCGCCGCCCCGACAACTGAGCGAGAGATACAACGTGTCCATACCGCGGCAGGTCTGGGTGCTACAGTTTTGCCCGGCTCGGCTCGTAGTGCAGAATTCCGAGACCGGCCACTAGATCCGCAAGATCGTATCGTATTACGGCATGCAGGTGAAACTGAGGATTCTCTTGCTGAAGAAAGCACAGATTCGCCAGAATCTCGCACATATACTTCGGAGCACAACACTACTTCCACTCAAGCCAGTAACTCTGATAAAGATTGGCGCTCGCTATGGAACTTCTCCTGGGGCCCAGCGCAGAAAGAAGAAGGTAAACATGCGTAAAACACGTCTGACTATTGCTCTTATCGCTGTTAGTACAGCTGCGCTGGCAGGTTGCGCCCAAGACAATGCCTTGCCAGAACCGCAACCAGTGACCAAGACCGCTAATATCCTCCCAGCTGACAAATATGAGGAGATAGCTCAACAGGTAACAGATCTTCTTAGCCAGGCAGATGAGAACCATGATATTGGTGCCTTTGGTGACCGTATCGCCGGTCCGCTCAAGGCTCAGCGCGAAGCTGAATACAATCTCGCTAAAATCACTGAAACGACCGTTCCCACATCGATTGCATTAGATCCCAAAGAAGCCACAATGGCATCTGGAACAGCGTTTCCACGTACGCTTATGGCCGTTGACGTCAGTAAAACTCCGCGTGGCATCGGCACAATCGCTGTATGGCAGCAAGCTAGTGCCCGGCAGAATTATCAACTGTGGGCCGCAATCGACATGTTTCCGTCTCCGCCCAAAATCGAAATAGTTAATACTCAAAATAGTAAAGAAGGGTATTTGGAGAACGATCCAAGCCAGTATGCAGTTGATCCTGCAACCGTACTAGATGCGTATGCCGCCTATGCAACATCGCGTGAGATGGGTGATGTTGCCTTCAACGAAAACGATCCGCTTTTTACCCAAACCGCAAAACAAGCAAGTGACTTGAACCAAGCATTAAACCAGTTAGGCGAAGCAAAATTAGCTTTTTCGGTGCCTAACCAAGATATTCGTGCGGTTTCCACAAAGGATGGTGGGCTGATCGTCGTCGGTGAAGTTCGTTATGATATGACCGTCACCCGTACAAAGGATGGTGCAACCTTAAAACTTGGTTCACTTATCGGTGCCCTAGGTGAAGGTAAAAAAGACGGAATCGTCGTCGTCGATAACCCAGTTGATGCACAGTACTCCACAACAGTAGCCTTCTATGTTCCGCCTAAAGGTTCCACAGAGCCGGTCCACGTTATCGGTGCTTCAGTGCCCGCCTTGTTAAGCGTTACGAAAGCAGGATGAAAATGAGTATGCCAGGTTTTGGGGGAGTCGTCGATCTTTCCACGTTAGCGCCAAAAACGCCGTCACCAGCTCAGCCTCAGCCGGAGACGTCGTCGTTAATCCCTGGTCCGTTCGTTCTAGACGTTACCGAAGCTAACCTCGAACAGACCTTACAAACCTCTATGAGCTTGCCAGTCATCTTCGTTTTTTCGGCACCAGAATCAGAACACGCCACCACCCTGGTAACACAACTTACCGCGATTGTTGAAGGCTATCAGGGGCGTATTCAGCTTGCTGTGGTGGACGCAGCTGCGCAACGGGCAGTAGCAGGTGCCTTCGGGGTTAATGCTGTTCCTACGGCTATTGCGATGTTGCAGGGCCAACCGGTACCGCTATTCCAAGGTCTGCCAGATCAAGCATCGCTCAAAGCAACGATTGATAAGCTCCTTGAAGCAAGTAACCAATATGGACTAACTGGCCAGCTCGATGGGGATCCAAACGGGACTGCGCCAGAACCAGAAATTCCGCCATTACACAAAGAAGGATTAGCGGCTTTAGAAGCTGGTGATCTGGCGGGTGCGCATAAGGCATACAGCACCGCGCTCAAAGAAAATCCTGCTGATGCTGACGCCAAGGTAGCGCTTCATCAAGTTGAATTGTTACAGCGTGTGAAAGCTATCAACCCACAAGGATCAGCATTAGGTGCGCAAAGTATTCTTCACAGTGCTGCCAGTGCGCCGTTAACAGAGGTTGATATCCATCTGTCGGCAGCCGATTTAGAGCTGTCTTTTGGTGATGCTCCGGCAGCGTTTGCTCGACTACTAGAGGTTATTAAGGCCACGAGCGGATCGGAACGCGACCAAGCCCGTAGCCGACTTCTTGATTTGTTTGATGTGGTTGGCCAGCACTCGCAACTTGTCATTGACACCCGCAAAGCGCTGACCAACGCACTGTTCTAGTGATCTAGTTGCGCCGTTCGGATCCGCGTTCGAACCATACGGCAGAGTTTGGTGGCAAGATTCCGTCAGTTATCTCGCACGTTGCAATGAGGAGATTAGCATCTTCCGGTAACGTGATCGGCTCATCGAATGCGACGACGACGTGTACATCGGCGCGCTGGGAATGTTGCGATAGATAGTAGAGGTAGTTGGCATCGGGGGCATAGTCGACAAGTGTTGATGTGCCCATCGCCAATACCTTACGCAAGTCAATCATTCGCTTGAAATGATTGAGCGAGGACGTGGCTTGACGTTGTTGCACATCGACTGCTAGTTGTGCCCACTGGTCGGGTTGTGGGAGCCATGATTCGCCCGAGGATGAGAACCCGAACGCTGGCTCGTCTGCCTGCCATGGCATCGGCACTCGCTGACCATCACGGCCAGCTTCGCGCCCTTGAGTGCGGAAGAATGCTGGATCTTCACGGACTTCATCAGGCAGGGACGTGTGTTCCGGGAGCGAAAGTTCCTCGCCTTGATAGATATAGGTAGAGCCAGGCAATGCAGCTTGTAGCAAATGAGCTGCCAATGCTCGCCGGCGGCCTAATTCGCCATCAGGTTGTTCTTCCCAAGATCGAATACCGTTCGGTCCTTTTCCGGTACGCGAAAGGCCTAAGCGCGAGGTTGCCCGAACGACGTCGTGGTTCGATAAAACCCACGTGGTGGGGGCGCCAACTGCGTCCATGGCAACAAGCGAAGTACGAATCGTTTCGCGTAAATCTTTCGCGTTAAATGGCGTGAGCAAGAATGCAAAATTAAATGCTTGGCTCATTTCATCAGGGCGGACGTATTTGGCTAAATTATCTTCGCCTTCAACCCAGGCTTCAGCAACAAGCATCCGGTCAGGTCCAAACTCATCGAGTACCTTGCGCCAGCGACGGTATATGTCATGAACTTCGGGACGGTTCCACATTGGCGGAGCGGGAACATCTTGAGGAACTTCACCACCGCCAGCAACCATATCCCAGTGATATTGCCAGTTAGGGAGCTGTGGGTCTTTTGCTAGTCCGTGTGCGACGTCCACCCGGAAACCGTCAACGCCAAGCGTGAGCCAGTAGCGCAGAATGTCATCAAATTCGTCTCGTACTTGAGGATTGTCCCAATTCAGGTCAGGTTGCGAGGAATCAAATAAGTGCAAATACCAACTGGTGTCGTTTTCCCAGGGGCTCCCGGGAGCATCTGCACGGTCGCAGACACGTGTCCAAGCATAACCACCGAAAATAGAGATCCAATCATTTGGCGGATTATCGTCGGAACTGTTCCGGAAATAATAGCGTTCGCGGGCGACTGGATCACCGTCAAGAGCTGCTTGGAACCAGATATGCTCATCAGAGGTATGATTAGGAACCAAATCAACAATAATTTTCAAACCGAATTCATGCGCAGTTTTAATCAGGTTAACCGCGTCGTCGTTAGTGCCAAAAAGCGGGTCAACGCTCCGGTAATCAGAAACGTCGTATCCACCATCTCGTTGGGGTGAACGATAAAAAGGCGAGAGCCAGATCGCATCAACACCTAATTCGGCGACATAACCAAGGCGTGATGTGATGCCCTTTAAGTCACCAATTTTTCCATGAGATGAGGCGAAAGAACGCGGATAAATCTGATAGATAACCCCATCTTCCCACCATTGATTCGGGGTGGTCTGTTGATGAACTAGCACTATTCTCCTTTCAAAAAAGATTAACGACGTGGTAGCGCAGTTGACTCGCGAACAATAAGCTCTGGTTCAAATTTCATTGGGCCGATTGGGGAATGCGTCCCACTAATCATTCCAAGTAGAGTTGTGACAGCAGCGTCACACATTGCTTTGACTGGTTGGTGAAGCGTTGTCAAAGGCGGATTTGTGAAAGCGTTGAGTGGGGAGTCGTCAAAACCAACAATTGATAAATCGTCCGGGATTGATAATCCAGAAGACTGGCAGTAGCGGATAGCGCCGAAAGCCATGACATCAGAGGCGAAAATAATAGCGGTGCAACCGTGAGAAACAAGCTCGGCGCAGGCTGATACCCCGCCTTCGACGGTGAATAACGTATGAGCGTGGTAGGCAGTCTCATGTGGCACCATATGTGCCATGGTTTCTAGGAAGGTTTCAGTTTTGGTGCGGGCTGGTCCAAAGCGCAGTGGGCCAGTAGCCAATCCGATTTTGCGATGGCCTAATCCAGTTAAATGACGAATGGCTTGACGAATGGCGGAGGCATCGTCGGCAGAGAAATCCGGCATGGTAAGACCGGGGTTGAAACCATTCATAGTGACGAAGGGGATACCTCGGGCAGTAATGCGATGGTAGCGTTCTAGATTAGCTGTTGAATCAGCGTGTAAGCCAGAGACGAAAACGAGCCCATCAACGCGGTGTTCTAACATTGCTTCAACGTAGGCATCTTCAGTGGCGCCCCCAGCTACTTGCGTACCGACAAGTGGCGTGTAGCCATGCAATGTCATCAGGCCTTCTAAAGATTGCGCAAATTGCGGGAAAATAGGATTAGTTAATTCGGGCAAAATAAGACCGATGAGACCACCATTGCGCTCTCGGAGTTGATCAGGGCGTTCGTAACCAAGCAGATCGAGGGCTGCTAAAACAGCTTGACGAGTTTCTGGAGCAACTGAATGTTTGCCATTGAGCACTCGGGATACTGTGGCGGTTGAAACGCCTGCTTGGGTAGCCAGATCAGCTAACCTAATCCGCTTCGCCATGTGAGCTCCTTTGCTAGACGTCTGCGAGAAGAAAGCTTGCAGAAAATAAATGGTATTCGATCAACTACTCTACCGTGAAACAGGTTTAATTTGCTCCTTTTGCAAGGAACTGACATATAAAGATACCGCTATGATACAAGTGTAAATAAGAGTTTTTTGATAACAGATTGATAATTGTTTTGCATGAACTGTGCAAAGTGTTGCATAAGCGAATTTCACCGTTATACTTAATTACACGGCATCTGGGCAGCGTCGCTCAATTTCAGTGGTGTTCGCATACGCTCACATATGCCAAAGTTAAAATACTTGAGGAGAAAAATATGCGTCGTGGCATTGCACTCGTAGCTGTTGTAGGCTTGGCTGTGACCGGTTTAGCAGCTTGTGGATCGGATAACTCAGCGAAGACCGATGAGGGAAAAACTACTGCTTCTGAAAATCAGTCAGAAGGAGCACTCACAGTTTGGGTAGACGATAATCGTAAGCCCGCCTTTGAAATTGCAGCAAAGAAGTACGAAGAAGCAACCGGAAACAAGGTTGAACTCGTCGTTAAGGAAAACGATCAGATTCGTTCTGAGTTCGCTGCTCAGGTTCCAACAGGCAAGGGCCCAGATATCACTTTCGGTGCACACGATTGGTTGGGTGAATTCGTTACCAACGGTATCGTTGCTCCAGTTGAACTAGGTGATAAGGCTAAGGATTTTTCTGATCTAGCAATTCAGGGCTTCACCTACGAAGGTAAGACCTACGGTGTTCCATACGCTGTTGAGAACATCGCTATTATTCGTAATGCTGACCTTGCTAAGGATCCAACTCCAGCAACATTCGATGAGATGATTGCAGCAGGTAAGGCAACCGGAGCCAAGACGCCGTTCATGGTTCAGGTTGGCGAAAAGGGCGATCCGTTCCACATGTACCCATTCGAATCGTCATTCACCGGTCCAGTCTTTAAGACCGATGCAGATGGCAACTATACTCCAGAACTCAACCTTGGTGGTGAAAAGGGCGCCGCGTTCGCAAAGTGGTTGGCTGATAAGTCTGCTGCTGGTGAACTTTCCACGGCATGGACCTATGACATCGTCGTCGAAGCGTTCAAGAACGGTGAAGTTCCATTCATTCTTGGTGGACCATGGATGCTTGGCGATTTCAAGGATATGAACGTCGCCGTTGATCCAATCCCATCTGCTGGTGATATGCCAGCTGCACCATTCGTTGGCGTTCAGGGTGGATTCATCTCAGCAACCTCGAAGAACCAGTTGCTCGCAACTGACTTCCTCGTGAACTACGTTGGAACTGAAGAAGTTCAAGATGCGCTTTACCAAGCTGGTCAGCGTACCCCAGCTCTCAAGGCTTCAGCAGAAAAGATCAAGTCTGATCCAGTTGCCGCTGGTTTCGCTAAGGCCGGCGAAGCTGGTCTCCCAATGCCTGCACTCCCACAAATGGGTGCCGTGTGGGGCTTCTGGGGCGCGACGGAAGCTCAGGTAATGGGCGGTGGCGATTCAGCTGCTATCTGGGAGAAGATGATCTCAGATATCGAAGCTGAAATTGCTAAGAACTGATCTATTTGAGAGTTACGGCCTCGCCGCCAGGTTTGTGGTGGGGCCGTGCTCTTTTATTAGGAGAATAAAATGTCGCAGATGATCAAGCCTAGTGAGGCGTCGAAGAGACGGGCAGCACAGCGGGCAGAGCGAGCTAAACAGGATTCATCCGCTACTAAATGGGGATTCGGTTTTATCACTAAGCTTGTGCTGATGGGTATCGTCAACGCGCTAGGTATCTTTATTATTTTCACTGCTTTCGGGGTGGGCTCAACCATTCTCGGAAGTTTGATGACCGTGCTTTTATTGGCCCTCGATTGGATTTACTTTTCCCGTCGTACATTGGCTTTGAAATATTTAGCACCTGGTCTGGTATTTTTACTGATTTTCCAAGCCTTTGTTATTGTTTATACGGCATACATTGCGTTTACTAATTACGGTCACCAGCATACCTTGGATAAGCAAACGGCAATCGAGTCGATTCTTTTGCAGAACTCTTCTCAGCGGGTGGAAAACTCGCCCCAGTATCCTTTGGCAGTTGTGGAGAAGGATGGCGAATTAGGTTTCGCTGTTATTGATCCTGATGAGAAGGTTCTGAAGGCGGGTACGGAAAGCCAGAAGTTGACTGAAGTTGACGGTACATTCACCGGTACTCAGATTACTGAAGTTAATGGCTATAGGATTGTTCCGTTATCCGAGCTTGGTGCTCGTCAAGGCGAAGTTACTCAGTTGCGTGTCCCGATGAGTGATGATCCAGATGAAGGTTCTATTGGAACTCAGACAGGTACCGTGGGATATCAGTTTGTTTCGACGATGGCCTACGACGCGGATGCTGACACGATGACTGATTTAACTACTGGAACTGTTTACCACGCAAATGGTGAAACTGGCTTCTTCGAAGCTGAAGATGGTTCAAATATCAACGTTGGTTGGCGAGTAGTTGTCGGTTTCGATAATTTCGTGAAAGGTTTTGGCGATAGCCGTTACGCACAACCATTCTTCCAAGTTCTTGTGTGGAATGTTATTTTTGCGTTTATGTCTGTGGTGACGACGTTCTTGCTGGGCATGTTATTGGCGATTGTGCTCAATGATGAGCGCCTTAAAGGACGTAAACTATATCGGACGCTGTTGCTTTTGCCTTATGCTTTCCCATCATTCATGACAGCTTTCTTGTTTGCTGGTTTGATGAATCGAACCTATGGTTTCTTTAACCAAATGTTAGGTATGGAGATTCCATGGCTGACAGATCCAACCATGGCCAAAGTTTCGGTTATTTTGGTGAACTTGTGGATGGGCTTCCCTTACATGTTCCTCATTGTTACCGGTGCGTTACAGGCCATCCCTGGTGAGCTTACTGAAGCAGCTAAGATTGATGGTGCAACTTCGTTCCAAGTCTGGCGTAATGTCACCTTGCCGCAGTTGATGATTTC is a window from the Arcanobacterium buesumense genome containing:
- the nucS gene encoding endonuclease NucS; translated protein: MRIVIARCSVDYSGRLDAHLEPATRVLMIKQDGSVLVHSDGGSYKPLNWMSPPATLTQVDVAQADRAAGVQETWSIEHNKTNDVLRINIYEIFDDISHDLGTEPGLVKDGVEAHLQKLLAEQVDVLGDNLELVRREYPTAIGPVDLMLLDMDGGHVAVEVKRRGEIDGVEQLTRYLELLGRDSTLQPVRGIFAAQEIKPQARVLAEDRGIECVILDYDAMRGVDHPEDRLF
- a CDS encoding ATP/GTP-binding protein, which encodes MRRSKKYSRPVREINSYALMGYTRIEHGRDGREFKVHHINSAAKEYVCPGCYGTIRVGEAHEVAWTEDHILGREFGQQDRRHWHTGCWNARGRRR
- a CDS encoding alpha/beta fold hydrolase, which gives rise to MTTLSYRRTGVVSDCPLVLLHALPLDSSMWNQVRDFLGSIDLITVDAPGFGDSVSGSELAAGEPSTDVYVRALKETLDQLGVSRILLGGLSMGGSVAADFVAAYPQMIAGLALMDTGIGADSAQRQEFRRHMADLAEQGRAFEILAQWKDSMTGSQVTEQVQESLLARFKAAPGDGLAWIQRALAHREDRSDVLELVDGPVYLIRGSDDPTASLEYFMNLALKAKKPRIIEIEGAGHFTADEKPEELAQALAEFVSRAGVSA
- a CDS encoding cell division protein DivIVA, with translation MAEEPLFPVVMRGYDRAQVEEQITSLESHLSTTRAQVAQLDEEVLKLSAQLAQAQSALKENDRPSYSGLGTRVERLLKSTEEQALDLMTRARQEASSIVETAQERADQLRRAAQADSQKTLAQARTDASTHIEQARAEAESISTISRQTSEEIVSSAEREATRLRTQTQAETSAMRSAAEHDAAQMRATAQADAAELRATTETELATLRAETETYIAQAKAACDQDITEAKATADRTIAQSRETAAKELAAENERLTEQANQMVSKAEADARSAEERLIQATQRASELTSTSQNEAAELLNSARSEATTILADARTQAEQIIAHAHEDANRKISSATEEINALKEQRESLSSYVEDMRAILTGSERSLALNEVINSASDKNSDSEN
- a CDS encoding tetratricopeptide repeat protein, with translation MSMPGFGGVVDLSTLAPKTPSPAQPQPETSSLIPGPFVLDVTEANLEQTLQTSMSLPVIFVFSAPESEHATTLVTQLTAIVEGYQGRIQLAVVDAAAQRAVAGAFGVNAVPTAIAMLQGQPVPLFQGLPDQASLKATIDKLLEASNQYGLTGQLDGDPNGTAPEPEIPPLHKEGLAALEAGDLAGAHKAYSTALKENPADADAKVALHQVELLQRVKAINPQGSALGAQSILHSAASAPLTEVDIHLSAADLELSFGDAPAAFARLLEVIKATSGSERDQARSRLLDLFDVVGQHSQLVIDTRKALTNALF
- a CDS encoding glycoside hydrolase family 13 protein, giving the protein MLVHQQTTPNQWWEDGVIYQIYPRSFASSHGKIGDLKGITSRLGYVAELGVDAIWLSPFYRSPQRDGGYDVSDYRSVDPLFGTNDDAVNLIKTAHEFGLKIIVDLVPNHTSDEHIWFQAALDGDPVARERYYFRNSSDDNPPNDWISIFGGYAWTRVCDRADAPGSPWENDTSWYLHLFDSSQPDLNWDNPQVRDEFDDILRYWLTLGVDGFRVDVAHGLAKDPQLPNWQYHWDMVAGGGEVPQDVPAPPMWNRPEVHDIYRRWRKVLDEFGPDRMLVAEAWVEGEDNLAKYVRPDEMSQAFNFAFLLTPFNAKDLRETIRTSLVAMDAVGAPTTWVLSNHDVVRATSRLGLSRTGKGPNGIRSWEEQPDGELGRRRALAAHLLQAALPGSTYIYQGEELSLPEHTSLPDEVREDPAFFRTQGREAGRDGQRVPMPWQADEPAFGFSSSGESWLPQPDQWAQLAVDVQQRQATSSLNHFKRMIDLRKVLAMGTSTLVDYAPDANYLYYLSQHSQRADVHVVVAFDEPITLPEDANLLIATCEITDGILPPNSAVWFERGSERRN
- a CDS encoding LacI family DNA-binding transcriptional regulator, producing the protein MAKRIRLADLATQAGVSTATVSRVLNGKHSVAPETRQAVLAALDLLGYERPDQLRERNGGLIGLILPELTNPIFPQFAQSLEGLMTLHGYTPLVGTQVAGGATEDAYVEAMLEHRVDGLVFVSGLHADSTANLERYHRITARGIPFVTMNGFNPGLTMPDFSADDASAIRQAIRHLTGLGHRKIGLATGPLRFGPARTKTETFLETMAHMVPHETAYHAHTLFTVEGGVSACAELVSHGCTAIIFASDVMAFGAIRYCQSSGLSIPDDLSIVGFDDSPLNAFTNPPLTTLHQPVKAMCDAAVTTLLGMISGTHSPIGPMKFEPELIVRESTALPRR
- a CDS encoding sugar ABC transporter substrate-binding protein yields the protein MRRGIALVAVVGLAVTGLAACGSDNSAKTDEGKTTASENQSEGALTVWVDDNRKPAFEIAAKKYEEATGNKVELVVKENDQIRSEFAAQVPTGKGPDITFGAHDWLGEFVTNGIVAPVELGDKAKDFSDLAIQGFTYEGKTYGVPYAVENIAIIRNADLAKDPTPATFDEMIAAGKATGAKTPFMVQVGEKGDPFHMYPFESSFTGPVFKTDADGNYTPELNLGGEKGAAFAKWLADKSAAGELSTAWTYDIVVEAFKNGEVPFILGGPWMLGDFKDMNVAVDPIPSAGDMPAAPFVGVQGGFISATSKNQLLATDFLVNYVGTEEVQDALYQAGQRTPALKASAEKIKSDPVAAGFAKAGEAGLPMPALPQMGAVWGFWGATEAQVMGGGDSAAIWEKMISDIEAEIAKN
- a CDS encoding ABC transporter permease subunit translates to MSQMIKPSEASKRRAAQRAERAKQDSSATKWGFGFITKLVLMGIVNALGIFIIFTAFGVGSTILGSLMTVLLLALDWIYFSRRTLALKYLAPGLVFLLIFQAFVIVYTAYIAFTNYGHQHTLDKQTAIESILLQNSSQRVENSPQYPLAVVEKDGELGFAVIDPDEKVLKAGTESQKLTEVDGTFTGTQITEVNGYRIVPLSELGARQGEVTQLRVPMSDDPDEGSIGTQTGTVGYQFVSTMAYDADADTMTDLTTGTVYHANGETGFFEAEDGSNINVGWRVVVGFDNFVKGFGDSRYAQPFFQVLVWNVIFAFMSVVTTFLLGMLLAIVLNDERLKGRKLYRTLLLLPYAFPSFMTAFLFAGLMNRTYGFFNQMLGMEIPWLTDPTMAKVSVILVNLWMGFPYMFLIVTGALQAIPGELTEAAKIDGATSFQVWRNVTLPQLMISLTPLLIASFAFNFNNFNLIYMLNGGGPRMSDASVPVGHTDILISMVYKIAGLTGEAAPNYGLAAAMSLVIFLIVGSVSLYSFKKSKSMEAL